Within Verrucomicrobiota bacterium, the genomic segment AACACAAGGATCTCGATTTCATCGTGGACCAACTGGATTGGGACAAAAACACCGACCCGAATTTCAAGGATAACCACTATCTCGAACCCGTGCCGGTGGCGGATACGCGCAAGGAAGGTTTCGTGGACCGCTGGATTGTCTACGGCAAGATCGACGGCGAACAGCTCTTCACCGCCAAGGAGTTGACGGTTGAACCGGGAGTGAAATGCACCCTCAAGGACGCCGGAGCTTATGGTCTGATCTGCGTGCAAGGCTCGGGCAAGATCAATGGACAACCGTTGAACAGCCCCAAGCTCATCCGTTTCCACGAATTGACGGAGGACGAGTATTTCTGCACCGAAGACGGCGCGAAGAACGGCGTGACCTTCGAGAACACCAGTGAGACCGAACCGCTCGTGACGCTCCGCTACTTCGGCCCCGAGGTGAATCCGGACGCCCCGGCGATGGGGGCGTATCGGAAGAACAAGTTCAGCTGAAGCTGCCAAGCACGCACGCACTCCTGGCCGAATATGTGATGTGCTGACCTGGCATGGTGCGGACGCGGTCCTCCCGCGAAAGGAATCGCGGCAGGTTGAAAAGCCGACCCAGTAAAACTCGCACTGCCGGACGCGATGGGGCAGGCGACGTCTTCGGTCATAGCCCAAAATCCAGGGGCGATTCACCCTTTCACGACGGGAGTTTGAGCAGTTCGACTTTGCGGAATTGGATCGGGTGGCTCTCGGATTGAAGCGAGATCGTGCCGCGGTCGAGCAGTTTGGGGTGGCCCGCCGCCAGCAAACGTTGCGCGCTGGCGTCTCGTTCGTCGAGTTGGGCTTGCTCGTATTCGAGCACAACCTCGCCGTCCATCCAGTGCCGGATGGCGCCATGACCGCGAACTTCGACTTCGGCGGTTACCCATTGGTCGCCGTGGTAAGTCTTCGATTTGGAGTTTAAGCAGTGGGGTGTGTAAAGTTTGCCTTCGCGCACGACGTGGGTGCCCGGGGTGCAGAGGTTGAGTGTGGTGCGCGGGTTCTTGCCGTCTCCACC encodes:
- a CDS encoding DUF1080 domain-containing protein — protein: TQVPGGPGWAVRNSGLMLHGQTPESMTLDQDFPASIEAQLLGGDGKNPRTTLNLCTPGTHVVREGKLYTPHCLNSKSKTYHGDQWVTAEVEVRGHGAIRHWMDGEVVLEYEQAQLDERDASAQRLLAAGHPKLLDRGTISLQSESHPIQFRKVELLKLPS